A single genomic interval of Microcebus murinus isolate Inina chromosome 24, M.murinus_Inina_mat1.0, whole genome shotgun sequence harbors:
- the CLN8 gene encoding protein CLN8 encodes MTSSSAGAASEGVFDLDYASWSIRGTLAIAGFAFYLGVFVVCHQLSSSLNATYRALAAREKVFWDLAATRAVFGVQSTAAGLWALLGDPVLQADKAHGQQNWCWFHVTTATGFFFFENAAVHLSNLSFRTFDVFLAVHHLFAFLGFFGCLVNLRAGHYLAMATLLLEMSTPFTCMSWMLLKAGWADSLLWKLNQWLMIHMFHCRMVLTYHMWWVCFWHWDGLVGSLYPPHFALFLLGLALLTLVLNPYWTHKKTQQLLNPVDWNFALPEAKSSRPERTNGQVLQKKRS; translated from the exons ATGACCTCCTCGAGTGCCGGGGCCGCCTCGGAGGGCGTCTTTGACCTGGACTATGCCTCCTGGAGCATCCGCGGGACGCTGGCCATCGCCGGCTTCGCCTTCTACCTGGGTGTCTTTGTGGTCTGCCACCAACTGTCGTCATCCCTGAACGCCACCTACCGAGCTCTGGCGGCCAGAGAGAAGGTCTTCTGGGACCTGGCGGCCACACGCGCGGTCTTTGGCGTGCAGAGCACCGCTGCGGGCCTGTGGGCCCTGCTGGGGGACCCCGTGCTCCAGGCGGACAAGGCGCATGGCCAGCAGAACTGGTGCTGGTTCCACGTCACCACAGCCACTGGGTTCTTCTTCTTCGAGAACGCTGCGGTCCACCTGTCCAACTTGTCCTTCCGGACGTTTGACGTGTTCCTGGCCGTGCACCATCTCTTCGCCTTCCTGGGCTTTTTTGGCTGCCTGGTCAACCTCAGGGCTGGCCACTACCTGGCCATGGCCACGCTGCTGCTGGAGATGAGCACGCCCTTCACCTGCATGTCCTGGATGCTCCTGAAG gccggctgggcggACTCCCTGCTGTGGAAGCTGAACCAGTGGCTGATGATCCACATGTTCCACTGCCGCATGGTGCTGACCTACCACATGTGGTGGGTGTGCTTCTGGCACTGGGACGGCCTGGTCGGCAGCCTGTACCCGCCTCACTTTGCTCTCTTCCTCCTGGGACTGGCCCTGCTCACACTGGTCCTCAACCCCTACTGGACCCACAAAAAGACCCAGCAGCTCCTCAATCCCGTGGATTGGAACTTCGCACTGCCAGAAGCCAAGAGCAGCCGGCCGGAGAGGACCAACGGCCAGGTGCTGCAGAAGAAGAGGTCGTAG